A genomic stretch from Aedes albopictus strain Foshan chromosome 2, AalbF5, whole genome shotgun sequence includes:
- the LOC109404321 gene encoding cuticle protein 19-like, translating to MHISWKSSVTSKPFIATVQHSPIPNSINMFKIIALVACLVVMVAAGDDHAQYKFEYGVKDGHTHDHKTQWEHRDGDVVKGQYTLDEADGTHRVVDYSSDHHGGFQAHVQRSGHAHHPHGESYANVAQHY from the exons ATGCATATCAGTTGGAAATCATCAGTAACCTCGAAACCATTCATAGCAACAGTTCAGCACAGCCCCATTCCAAACAGCATCAATATGTTCAAG ATCATCGCGCTCGTTGCCTGTCTAGTCGTCATGGTGGCTGCCGGTGATGACCACGCGCAGTACAAGTTCGAGTACGGAGTTAAGGATGGACACACCCACGATCACAAGACCCAGTGGGAACACCGGGATGGCGATGTCGTGAAGGGACAGTACACTCTGGATGAAGCCGATGGAACGCACCGCGTTGTTGACTACTCCTCTGACCATCACGGTGGATTCCAGGCTCATGTGCAACGTTCCGGACACGCCCATCATCCACATGGCGAGAGCTATGCCAACGTTGCTCAGCATTATTGA
- the LOC109403117 gene encoding cuticle protein 19 gives MFKIIAIVACLVAIVVADEDEYDTRPRYKFEYGVKDGHSHDHKTQWEYRNGDVVKGQYTLDEADGTHRIVEYSSDHENGFKAHVQRSGNAYHPHGESYANIDQRS, from the exons ATGTTCAAA ATTATCGCCATTGTCGCCTGCCTAGTTGCCATTGTTGTTGCCGATGAGGATGAATACGATACCCGACCAAGGTACAAGTTCGAATACGGAGTCAAGGATGGGCATTCCCACGATCACAAGACCCAGTGGGAATACCGGAATGGGGATGTCGTGAAAGGACAGTACACTCTGGATGAGGCTGATGGTACTCATCGCATCGTAGAGTATAGCTCGGATCATGAGAATGGGTTTAAGGCCCATGTTCAGCGCAGTGGAAACGCGTATCATCCACATGGTGAGAGCTACGCCAACATTGATCAGCGGAgttga
- the LOC109403106 gene encoding cuticle protein 19 isoform X1 yields the protein MFKLIALVVCFAVVASAYEDYHSHPQYKFEYGVKDGHTHDHKSQWEHRDGDHVKGQYTLDEADGTHRIVDYSSDHKTGFQPHVQRVGHAHHPHGESYANIKQHY from the exons ATGTTCAAG CTCATCGCTCTGGTTGTTTGCTTTGCCGTTGTCGCGTCGGCCTATGAGGACTATCACAGCCATCCCCAGTACAAGTTTGAATACGGAGTTAAGGATGGACACACCCACGACCACAAGAGCCAGTGGGAACATCGCGATGGTGACCACGTGAAGGGACAGTACACTCTGGATGAAGCCGATGGTACGCACCGCATCGTTGATTACAGCTCGGATCACAAGACTGGATTCCAACCACATGTTCAACGTGTTGGACACGCCCACCATCCACATGGTGAAAGCTACGCCAACATCAAGCAGCATTACTAG
- the LOC109403106 gene encoding larval cuticle protein A2B isoform X2 — MWMVGVSLALHMRLETSFMVRGVINDAVGSIGFVQSVLSVHVISIAVLPGALMVLIALVVCFAVVASAYEDYHSHPQYKFEYGVKDGHTHDHKSQWEHRDGDHVKGQYTLDEADGTHRIVDYSSDHKTGFQPHVQRVGHAHHPHGESYANIKQHY; from the exons ATGTGGATGGTGGGCGTGTCCCTTGCGCTGCACATGAGGCTGGAAACCAGTTTTATGGTCCGAGGTGTAATCAACGATGCGGTGGGTTCCATCGGCTTCGTCCAGAGTGTACTGTCCGTGCACGTGATCTCCATCGCGGTGCTCCCAGGCGCTCTTATGGTC CTCATCGCTCTGGTTGTTTGCTTTGCCGTTGTCGCGTCGGCCTATGAGGACTATCACAGCCATCCCCAGTACAAGTTTGAATACGGAGTTAAGGATGGACACACCCACGACCACAAGAGCCAGTGGGAACATCGCGATGGTGACCACGTGAAGGGACAGTACACTCTGGATGAAGCCGATGGTACGCACCGCATCGTTGATTACAGCTCGGATCACAAGACTGGATTCCAACCACATGTTCAACGTGTTGGACACGCCCACCATCCACATGGTGAAAGCTACGCCAACATCAAGCAGCATTACTAG
- the LOC109404330 gene encoding cuticle protein 19-like, translated as MFKIIALVACLTVVKVAAEDYFTYPRYKFEYGVKDEHSLDHKSHWEYRNGDVVKGQYTMDEADGTQRIVEYSSDHETGFQAHVKRSGFAHHPYGESYVNIDQYN; from the exons ATGTTCAAA ATCATTGCCCTGGTTGCCTGTCTTACCGTCGTGAAGGTGGCCGCCGAAGATTACTTCACCTATCCTAGGTACAAATTCGAGTACGGAGTCAAGGATGAACATTCGCTGGATCACAAAAGCCATTGGGAATACCGTAATGGCGATGTCGTGAAGGGGCAGTACACTATGGACGAGGCTGATGGAACCCAGCGGATTGTTGAGTACAGCTCGGATCACGAGACCGGATTCCAGGCTCATGTTAAGCGCAGCGGATTTGCTCACCATCCGTACGGCGAAAGCTACGTGAATATTGACCAGTACAATTGA